A genomic region of Jaculus jaculus isolate mJacJac1 chromosome 10, mJacJac1.mat.Y.cur, whole genome shotgun sequence contains the following coding sequences:
- the LOC105944014 gene encoding 60S ribosomal protein L39: MSSHKTFRIKRFLAKKQKQNHPIPQWIRMKTGNKIRYNSKRRHWRRTKLGL, translated from the coding sequence ATGTCTTCTCACAAGACTTTCAGAATCAAGCGATTCCttgccaaaaaacaaaagcaaaaccatcCCATTCCCCAATGGATTCGGATGAAAACTGGTAACAAAATCAGGTACAATTCCAAGAGAAGACATTGGAGGAGAACCAAGCTGGGTCTGTAA